The Lepeophtheirus salmonis chromosome 6, UVic_Lsal_1.4, whole genome shotgun sequence DNA window CAATCCTGACTTTATCACAGCCATTTTTAACATGTGTAAAAAGATGTTGGAAACTTTACCAGGAGAAGATCCCCAGTGTCACGCTGCTAAAATGCTAGAAGTTTTAATTCTTCAATGCAATAACAAAGGAGGTGgcattatcaataaatatcttccagcaattattcaaattacttttactcGATTGGCTACAAATATAAGGACTTCCGAACTTCGAACCATGTGTCTTCAAGTTGCTATTGCTGCCATGTACAGTAATACAAATTTGTTCTTCGAGACCCTTCAAGGCATGACCCTGGCATCTGGTAGTAATCGCTCTTTTATCGAACAATTCATCGAGCAATGGATACATGATACAGACTGTTTTATTGGATTACATGATCGAAAAATTTGTGTGATTGGTCTATGTCAGCTTCTTACAATGCCCACGGTTCCTGGCGTAGAAGCCCAATCATCCAAGCTAATTCCAAGTCTACTTCTACTCTTTGACGGGCTTAATAGAGCTTATGAAGCACGTGCTAATAAGGACTCCTCCGATGACGATTCTGATGATGATGACGATGATGGAGAGGACGATTGTGATTTATTAAATTCAGATGAGGATGACATGGATGATGAGGGAGCCGCATACTTGGATCAAATTGAGGCTAAAGTCAAATCAAACTCGAGTGGTTTTGATGTAGGAAGTTTATAATTGTCTTCTTATTAATTCAGAGTTTAATTTAAcgacatttcttttttatatattatagatccAATGCAGTTTAGAGGATGCCCTAGATGACTCTGATGACGAATACTACTGCTATGAGGATACCCCCTTGGAAAGTTACACAACTCCATTGGATGAGGAGGACTCTGTAGacgaatacatattttttaagaacgTTGTCTCATCTTTAGAGAAAAAAGATCCAGCTTGGCATCACAAGCTTTTTTCTGAGTTGACTCAGAGTAATATAGActctttaaatgaaatatttttacttggAACTCAGAGATTGGCATCGAAGGAGAgcgaaaacattaaaaaagctGGAGGTGtgaatatacatgtatatttttgttaatttattgattcataatttttatttatatttaggcTACAATTTCAATCAGATGACAGTTACTGGGCAATTTAACTTTGGAGATTCTTCGCAGTTTCCATTCggaaaacaacaataaataccCAACAGCGCGCAACACCATTAAGATTATTGAATCTATTGTTAAATGATATCAGcccgtttatatttatattaatatacataatcaagggagaaattaactattataaaatgCAGAAATGGAggaatatagttatatttactAGAACTTCATGGTTTggattctaaattatttttttaattaaaagaaaacgacgtgaagttatttttttattaaaaattatactacGGTTTTTTCTTGTTGGTGGTATTGATACTCTacacaaaatgaatatttgtgtATGTTTGAGTGTTCCATAGTCaagaattttatgaaatatttcttaaaatgatacgcttctttaaataattatgtcaaGGTTTTGCGAATAGGAATAATAGCCAATATCTATTTGAGTTTATAACGATTAATAAAGCTTGTAGAAATCTACATAgtacataatttatcattttctttcttgAGTTATTCGACTTCCATCATGAGAAAAGAAGCCTAGTCTTATATATTATTCTCTAGCTCTTAAATCTCTGGGGTTAGTCATGTAGGTAAAGGCCGCTGAATAGATGCGATAAAACCCTGACAAATGTGTACCGCTATATCACTCATTGGTGGTGTGGACATCTTCAATGTACATGAATCCTAGTCTTAATAAATGATATGGGCCATAACAGCGTGGCTTTTAACAACCTCCAATATATAACTAGTGATAGAAAGTTTTCttgaattcaattatattagaGTAGATAAGTACTGCCAaggagtatttttaattatagggTTGAATTTTCATTCAAAGGTTATCCCCTTGACTTTTGAGTAATAGAGTATAGTCTTCTTTAGACTAGATTATTACTAGCCTAGCCAGGATGAGGATAGATTAAAATATCTCTAGCTACGACGGCGCGGAAATGTATGTagcactacaaaaaaaaagaggaaaaaagaaagTGTTTGATCAAGAGAAAATAAGATGAGAAGAAGAAGTTGATATATCCAATGAGCGAGTGACAGAGGAGTAGCTGAcctatagaaagaaagaaagaaacttGGTTGACTCTAATTGACTGGCAAGTGATTCCCGGTGTTACCTTTTATCGATTTTCACTTTTGACGAGGAAAAATAAGCCTTTTCTTATTTCTTGCATTTGCTGTTCTTTATTAAGATAGTAGATAGAAGAGGACTCAGGGTTTCTGAAAGGGAGAAATGAATAACGGAAGTCGAGGTAGAGGAAGAGGCTCAGGGGAACAGCCTGGACGACGAGAGTTGCGACGACCTATGGATGAAGTCGTTCGAGGTATGGCTAAATTGGATCCATCATTTGGAGGTAAGAGAATTGTGATTGGGGCTGTTTTGTTGATCCCTAATGTCTTGGTGTTTGATTGCATGAATAGACAATTTAACTGCAACTCCGGCGCCCAGTGCCGATGGGTGGTCTTCAGGAGTGAATCGTGGAGAAGAGGAAGCAGCCGTTGTGGTGAAATCTCGATTGAATGTCTCGGCCCACGAGTTTGTTCCCAAGTGAGAGTCCCTTTGATATATTGTATTAGTCTGAATCAGGACTCAGCGTTATGTTTCCTGCTTTTTGGATTCCTTGATTcaagataataaataagaacCTGCTTTTGATTTCTTGATAGATCTACATTGAACATAACTGCTCAAGAATTTGTGCCTCGATCTCTGGCAAGAAATACAAGTACATGGGCCTACAACCAACAGCATCAACAACAGCAAATGTCTTCCAATGCAAGCTATTCAGCAGAAGCTGCACTTTCTGAAACTATAGGCACACTTACATATTCTCCTGGCATGTTTGACGTTTCAGCTGGTCACTTGGCAGATATAATCAATGCAAACCCAGATAGAGATTCCCTGGAAAAAATCGCGGATATTATCGTGGAAACGAGTATACGGGAAATCAATTTCAGATATACCGGTGCCCGTTTGTGCCATTATCTTTCCGCACTTGTAACTTCTCCTACTGAAGGACAAGGATTTCGagatattttgttgaaaaggTAATCATGACAATGATTTCATATTAGTATCCTTTTCATATCGTATCATTCTTTCAGGTGTACGGACGAACATGCTAAACTCCATGATATTATTAAAACCAATGTGGTTCGCGTTAGGGCCTTCACATCATTTCTCGCTGACCTTTTCCTCCAATTGTCTTACTTTGTAGGAGATGTTCAACGACGCTATACATTCCTTGGAGAAGCCGTTTTAAAATCCTTACAAAAACTCTCAGaatttagagaaaaagaaaatcttaaGTGCATAGCACAGACTCTTAAGGTAATTTGATTATGAGtatgaaaaatcaattaattcacTCTCCTTAAATAGATGGCAGGAAGTGTTTTAGAGTATGAAGAGAAGAATAGCGAATCATCAGATGGAAAAACACCGCTAATTGATAAGCTTATGGACTCTGTTATAGAAACATCCAAAGACCCCAATGTTGAGCCTCATATAGCGACAATGATGGGCAAGTTACCAGATTTAAGGCAGGCTAATTGGGGGCTTGGAGCCAATGGACAGGTTCCAGTTCCGCCTCCACATCCCGTGCCAACATATTCAGCTCCTCCAAATACAGCAGTATACAACTCTTCCTCGAGTTACAATCATAATAACGTcactaaaaatggaaataatcaGGTTATTTCCTCACATAGATGCTTTAAGGGattgctaattatatttatatattattgttgtttagGTTGACGCTGGAACATTTTATGCTCCTGATGGAACAGAATTAACTCCAGAGgaatatgaatttatgaatgCTCAAATAGAGGACTCTGAATTAGCTGATTTTCCATCTGAAGAAATGCCGGAGGACATAGAGAAAGCATATGAGGAATTCCTCAATTCTCAAAACAAACgctaaaattgttttgttttgaggTAGTACCAAACTTGCTTACTTACTTACTTcattaattaagataaataaatgttcttctatgtatttgtataaaaaatattagtaagtACAATATTATCCACCAAAATGAACTTGTTAGTTTGGTTCCttgtttaataaattgtaaacaaataaCTAAACGAATCTCAAGATCCTACTGCTATATAtgtactatgttttttttttctatttttcgcCCCGTCTCCTCCTTTCTCtcatttcatttacataatCAAGGACTGGAGACATAAGTGAGTCAGAGGTTGACTGTAGcacttaataaaaatgaaacaagaGCTATCAaagaaatgaagtaaaaataataaacgaaTTGAATTTGAGGACTGCAGTCAACTGCTGTCTCAATGATGTGCCCATCACTTCTCTCTTGTAGTCCTTGACATAAGATACCtaagttaattttgttttttcatgtaTATGCATTCAGAGTTTAAAAATCGCCCTTGATATATAGAAGAAGGATGCAAATGTTCCTGGTATTAGGAGGAAGATGCGATTCATGAATTTGCAtcagattaattaattacttatgatGATTGATCAATactatagtattattattttatctcaaaGTAAAgataatatccattttaatacggattttttaaaatttatttcttcctacttttttgcataatataattataaataatttccttacttttttttacatttatttcgtAATTAAAtagattgtataaaaaatagtgaaatatattattctttatttatgtaaaatataactcTTTTTCTTAATGTCCATAATATACAGCGTGAGTAAGCAAAAATGCATCATAGTGcattaacaaaatcatcaagGGCTCAAAAGTGAGTAGCACCTTTAGATGTATTAACTATTGAAAAAACACatcttcattcattaaaattctaaatttccaCCTTTAGCCTCAATTGCAGGCTCTATACGAGGTCGAAAGGCCTGATACAATCTCAAGGGAGTCCGTAagactatataatatatatatttttttttttttggggggggggattatgtttttggaattgttttgaaaaaaaattcaaatattttctgaaa harbors:
- the Paip1 gene encoding polyadenylate-binding protein-interacting protein 1 — its product is MNNGSRGRGRGSGEQPGRRELRRPMDEVVRGMAKLDPSFGDNLTATPAPSADGWSSGVNRGEEEAAVVVKSRLNVSAHEFVPKSTLNITAQEFVPRSLARNTSTWAYNQQHQQQQMSSNASYSAEAALSETIGTLTYSPGMFDVSAGHLADIINANPDRDSLEKIADIIVETSIREINFRYTGARLCHYLSALVTSPTEGQGFRDILLKRCTDEHAKLHDIIKTNVVRVRAFTSFLADLFLQLSYFVGDVQRRYTFLGEAVLKSLQKLSEFREKENLKCIAQTLKMAGSVLEYEEKNSESSDGKTPLIDKLMDSVIETSKDPNVEPHIATMMGKLPDLRQANWGLGANGQVPVPPPHPVPTYSAPPNTAVYNSSSSYNHNNVTKNGNNQVDAGTFYAPDGTELTPEEYEFMNAQIEDSELADFPSEEMPEDIEKAYEEFLNSQNKR